A stretch of the Flavobacterium aquiphilum genome encodes the following:
- a CDS encoding retropepsin-like aspartic protease — protein MKNLHEKLKKVDYKKVKFKVTKTQHLLIKAKINGVKGNFILDTGASNSCVGFESIETFTLEAQNSKTKASGAGATGMFTQMASGNKLQLGKWKNKKLDLIIFDLSHVNEALGHYKVKPVHGIIGADILMKGKGIIDYYNHCLYLK, from the coding sequence ATGAAAAATTTACACGAAAAATTAAAGAAGGTAGATTATAAAAAAGTAAAATTCAAAGTCACCAAAACGCAACACCTTTTAATCAAGGCCAAAATCAATGGTGTGAAAGGAAACTTCATTTTGGACACCGGCGCGTCCAACAGTTGTGTGGGATTTGAGAGCATAGAAACTTTTACATTGGAGGCTCAAAATTCCAAAACGAAAGCTTCGGGTGCTGGAGCGACGGGAATGTTTACCCAAATGGCTTCCGGAAACAAACTTCAATTGGGTAAATGGAAGAATAAAAAACTAGACCTTATTATCTTCGATTTATCGCACGTAAACGAAGCCTTAGGACATTATAAAGTAAAACCCGTCCACGGCATCATTGGCGCCGATATTTTGATGAAAGGCAAAGGAATAATCGATTACTACAATCATTGTTTGTATTTGAAATAA
- a CDS encoding CHAT domain-containing protein — MTKKIFFFCFFISLTLFSQKAHTQEEVIYNAVDNFVANPTPEGIEKLNTFETNFWKNKDKKSKDALLSIVVLNCNKAYFENKFGKINEAITSYEKAWKTYQNYKLSDYDITEYCLKPLGNLYTIVGDYDNAENTIKQYYFIATQEKNRNLKIAAILNLSNVYQNSGRNYLAIDLLEKTIKTEKLSNIQKGTLLNNLGNSYVLSYKDPNPTFPIRNNFPENLENSYLEAIKLLKNEKNQSETLANCYRNLSALNAQWQNFELANTYFIKAKAEFEKSTNISPRKKAQFYFDEANILFKLGKPNESSSVIASIFKILIPDYSGKKNILPKKNSLYAESILLDALDLQAEIFKVENQSKKALESYELAFHIEELFQSLLVYENSKIINQIRNRNRTEKCIAIYKSLFEKEHKTTYLEKAFQLSEYTKSAILQRGINNSKTQSIAEKKLSEQLQNQNNIILKEQQKEDLADIIKINSAIKKQNELMLLVKQSQTKKENKAVQDINLDNLYSKLEKDNAIMIEYFSGVSKVYSFTIIDKKMYLNSFSNNAHTSVKIAQFIDFFNDPNTIVNNPNDYNHYANIAYQLLHLPINSASKNLIVVPDGILNFLPFEALITKETSTTNFAQMHYLLNDYNIGYENSAGFYLSFNKSKKRQKETVLGIFPVFENTPYTLSYSKDEMQSIQKNFEGKYFENTSATFDNFKKNAANYNILHLSTHASSGDIETPASIKFYDQEILYSELYHLNIHPDLVVLSACETGIGKLFKSEGAMSVARGFQFAGAQNLLFSLWKVNDYTTSMFMDSFYQNIKNGQSYIEANSNAKRDFLKNKNISNTKKSPYYWAAFVYYGNVESKYECNYLLFGLLIFVALTGGFVLFKFITNRIKKEKLKFKNQ, encoded by the coding sequence ATGACAAAAAAAATATTTTTCTTCTGCTTCTTTATATCCCTGACTCTCTTTAGCCAAAAAGCCCACACACAAGAAGAAGTTATTTACAACGCCGTCGATAATTTTGTTGCTAATCCAACGCCGGAAGGAATTGAAAAACTAAATACCTTCGAAACCAATTTTTGGAAAAACAAAGACAAAAAATCAAAAGACGCACTGCTTTCGATCGTTGTTTTAAACTGCAACAAAGCCTATTTCGAAAATAAATTCGGTAAAATAAACGAGGCCATCACTAGCTATGAAAAAGCTTGGAAAACATACCAAAATTACAAACTCTCCGATTACGACATTACTGAATACTGCTTGAAACCTCTGGGAAATCTCTACACGATTGTCGGCGATTACGATAATGCCGAAAACACCATCAAACAATATTATTTCATCGCTACGCAGGAGAAAAACAGAAACCTCAAAATAGCCGCCATTCTCAATTTATCAAATGTTTACCAAAATTCGGGAAGAAACTACCTTGCTATTGACTTACTGGAAAAAACCATTAAAACTGAGAAATTATCCAATATTCAAAAAGGAACTTTACTCAATAACTTGGGAAATAGTTATGTATTGAGTTATAAAGACCCGAATCCAACTTTCCCAATCCGAAATAATTTTCCCGAAAACCTTGAAAACTCCTATCTGGAAGCAATCAAATTATTAAAAAACGAGAAAAACCAATCGGAGACTTTAGCCAATTGCTATCGTAATTTATCAGCCCTTAATGCACAATGGCAAAACTTTGAATTGGCGAATACCTATTTTATAAAGGCCAAAGCCGAATTTGAAAAATCAACCAATATCAGTCCTCGAAAAAAAGCCCAATTCTATTTTGACGAAGCAAATATTCTTTTCAAACTAGGAAAACCAAACGAATCAAGCTCAGTTATTGCAAGCATTTTCAAAATATTGATTCCTGATTATTCGGGTAAAAAAAACATCCTCCCGAAGAAAAATTCACTTTATGCAGAATCCATTTTATTGGATGCTTTGGACTTACAAGCCGAAATTTTTAAAGTTGAAAACCAATCCAAAAAAGCATTGGAAAGTTATGAGCTTGCTTTCCATATAGAAGAACTGTTTCAATCACTTTTGGTTTATGAAAACTCGAAAATCATCAACCAAATCAGGAATCGAAATCGCACAGAAAAGTGTATTGCCATTTACAAATCGCTTTTTGAAAAAGAGCACAAAACAACATATCTCGAAAAGGCTTTTCAACTTTCAGAATATACAAAATCAGCTATTTTACAGCGAGGAATTAACAATTCAAAAACGCAGTCAATCGCTGAAAAAAAACTTTCCGAACAACTTCAAAACCAAAACAACATTATTTTAAAAGAACAACAAAAAGAAGATCTAGCCGATATTATCAAAATCAATTCAGCCATCAAAAAACAAAATGAATTGATGCTGTTAGTAAAGCAAAGCCAAACAAAAAAAGAAAACAAGGCTGTTCAGGATATCAATTTAGATAATTTGTATTCAAAATTGGAAAAGGATAATGCCATAATGATCGAATATTTTTCAGGAGTCTCAAAGGTTTATTCTTTTACCATTATTGACAAAAAGATGTATCTCAACTCATTCAGCAATAATGCCCATACATCAGTAAAAATAGCGCAATTCATAGACTTTTTTAATGATCCAAATACCATTGTAAACAATCCAAACGATTACAATCACTATGCAAACATTGCCTATCAATTATTACATTTGCCCATAAATTCGGCATCCAAAAACCTCATCGTTGTTCCCGACGGAATTTTAAATTTCCTGCCTTTTGAAGCTTTAATAACTAAAGAAACTTCAACAACTAATTTTGCTCAAATGCACTATCTTTTGAACGATTACAACATTGGCTACGAGAATTCGGCGGGTTTTTATTTGTCTTTTAACAAAAGTAAAAAACGACAAAAAGAAACTGTTTTGGGTATTTTTCCTGTTTTCGAAAATACTCCTTACACCTTGAGCTACTCGAAAGACGAAATGCAATCGATTCAAAAGAATTTCGAAGGGAAATACTTTGAAAATACCTCAGCCACTTTCGATAATTTCAAAAAAAATGCAGCCAATTATAACATTTTGCATTTATCCACTCATGCTAGTTCAGGAGATATTGAAACGCCGGCAAGCATCAAATTTTACGATCAGGAAATCCTGTACTCCGAACTGTACCATTTGAACATCCATCCTGATTTGGTCGTTTTGAGCGCTTGCGAAACAGGTATTGGCAAACTCTTTAAATCCGAAGGCGCAATGAGTGTAGCCCGCGGATTTCAATTTGCGGGAGCTCAAAACTTATTGTTTTCTTTATGGAAAGTCAATGACTATACTACTTCAATGTTCATGGATTCCTTTTACCAAAACATCAAAAATGGGCAATCCTACATTGAGGCCAATTCCAACGCAAAACGGGACTTCTTAAAAAACAAAAACATATCCAACACCAAAAAATCACCGTATTATTGGGCTGCCTTTGTGTATTACGGAAACGTCGAAAGCAAATATGAATGCAACTATTTACTGTTTGGATTACTAATTTTTGTTGCACTAACAGGAGGTTTTGTATTGTTTAAGTTTATTACCAACCGAATTAAAAAAGAAAAACTGAAATTCAAAAACCAATAA
- a CDS encoding N-6 DNA methylase, which produces MERYNYNLENPEDQALDYYANNIRPYIKKLFPEGNDNTTIINGSVFVNKEGYPDKRYSSVFKKVLTKFKNYGRLENIDYDFKSKLFEVFLKESISKKNLGQFFTPIKVVRAIGEMAKDDIKPNIKICDPASGVGKFLLEPIRTKIDQLFEVKNGEIISKIQIHGFDKGFDGEEQKTIILAKANMLIYFSDLIKDNPTLTNKFSKVFNDSFQLKTDSILGTLSDTVENEYDLILTNPPYVTSGSSNLKEEISNNTKLKDYYKVNAIGVEGLFIEWIIRALKPGGKAFVIVPDGIFSRQNDKNLRQFILDECFIDGVISLPLKTFFTTPKKTYILCVTKKENKTNIQIDPVFTYLVSEIGESRDNYRFDIEQDDLSEAVNLYSFFKGNKKGFEKINTDKRCKIFQISNFELDKNWCVEKWWSITEQIELGVIEEENKTKLSELPFIIEDVANNILSFKDEIRSINDKNSHKSKLVSYLVEDIFESPPTNSGLKKIHVSQIKTDEFNIPVYSASKEENLVFGWASNDSKWKKYENVLTWNKDGSSSYVFYRKDKFIPYEKVKLLQLKENFSTCLYDYLKIVIQNRMIREGFGFNHKCSMDRVMKLDISIPYDEVGNIDVAKQIEIAEKYQKTEQIKKDISDELNKIANIEIEYE; this is translated from the coding sequence ATGGAACGATATAATTATAATTTAGAAAACCCAGAAGATCAAGCTTTAGATTATTATGCAAATAATATTAGACCATATATAAAAAAATTATTTCCTGAAGGAAATGATAATACTACTATAATTAATGGGTCAGTTTTTGTGAATAAAGAAGGCTATCCTGATAAAAGATACAGTAGTGTTTTTAAAAAAGTCCTGACTAAATTTAAAAATTACGGGCGATTAGAAAATATTGATTATGATTTCAAAAGTAAATTATTTGAGGTTTTTTTAAAAGAAAGTATTAGTAAAAAAAATCTAGGTCAATTTTTTACACCTATAAAAGTAGTTCGTGCTATTGGTGAAATGGCAAAAGACGATATTAAACCAAATATCAAAATTTGTGATCCAGCTTCTGGCGTAGGTAAATTTTTGTTAGAACCAATAAGAACTAAAATTGATCAATTGTTTGAGGTTAAAAATGGTGAAATAATTTCAAAAATTCAAATTCATGGATTTGATAAAGGATTTGATGGAGAGGAGCAAAAAACAATTATTTTGGCTAAAGCAAATATGCTTATTTACTTTTCAGACTTAATAAAAGATAACCCCACATTAACAAATAAATTTTCGAAAGTATTTAATGATAGTTTTCAACTAAAAACAGACTCAATACTTGGAACATTATCTGATACTGTTGAAAATGAATATGATTTAATACTTACTAATCCTCCATATGTTACAAGTGGTAGTAGTAATCTTAAAGAAGAAATTAGTAATAATACAAAATTAAAAGATTATTATAAAGTTAACGCAATAGGCGTTGAAGGTTTATTTATAGAGTGGATAATTAGGGCGCTAAAGCCTGGGGGAAAAGCTTTTGTTATTGTTCCAGATGGAATTTTCAGTAGACAAAATGATAAAAATTTACGCCAATTTATTTTGGATGAATGTTTTATTGACGGTGTAATTTCTTTACCACTGAAGACTTTTTTCACCACTCCTAAGAAGACTTATATTCTTTGTGTTACTAAAAAAGAAAATAAAACAAACATTCAAATAGATCCTGTTTTTACTTATTTAGTTAGTGAGATAGGTGAAAGTAGGGATAATTATCGTTTTGATATTGAACAAGATGATTTGTCCGAAGCTGTAAATTTGTATTCCTTTTTTAAAGGAAATAAAAAAGGATTTGAAAAAATAAATACAGACAAAAGGTGCAAAATTTTTCAAATTAGCAATTTTGAATTAGATAAAAATTGGTGTGTAGAGAAATGGTGGTCTATTACAGAACAAATTGAATTAGGCGTAATTGAAGAAGAAAATAAAACTAAACTTAGTGAATTACCTTTTATAATAGAAGATGTTGCAAATAATATTTTAAGTTTTAAAGATGAAATACGTTCAATAAATGATAAAAATTCTCATAAATCAAAACTGGTAAGTTATTTAGTTGAAGATATCTTTGAATCTCCTCCAACTAATTCAGGTTTAAAAAAAATCCATGTGAGTCAAATTAAGACCGATGAATTTAATATTCCAGTTTATTCAGCATCCAAAGAAGAAAATTTAGTTTTTGGTTGGGCTTCGAATGATAGTAAATGGAAAAAATATGAAAATGTTTTAACATGGAATAAAGATGGTAGTTCAAGCTATGTTTTTTATAGAAAAGACAAATTTATTCCTTATGAAAAAGTTAAATTGTTGCAGTTAAAAGAAAATTTTTCTACATGTTTATATGATTATCTTAAGATTGTTATTCAAAATAGAATGATAAGAGAAGGTTTTGGTTTTAATCATAAATGTTCTATGGACAGAGTTATGAAGTTAGATATTTCAATACCTTATGATGAAGTAGGTAATATTGATGTTGCAAAACAAATAGAGATAGCCGAAAAATACCAAAAGACAGAACAAATCAAAAAAGATATTTCAGATGAATTAAATAAAATAGCGAATATTGAAATTGAATATGAATAA
- a CDS encoding DUF5071 domain-containing protein: MNIENLIPKDKFDIETAEKLKNYSFEEIKPIIPNLLEWLQDLNWPVSQLIADFLIPYSENIAFEIFKILQGRDEMWKYWILLIFGKIIKNELVIKEVNRIVLNPTFEEIDAAVYELAKE; the protein is encoded by the coding sequence ATGAATATTGAAAATTTAATACCAAAAGATAAATTTGATATTGAAACAGCTGAAAAGCTAAAAAATTATTCTTTTGAAGAAATCAAGCCAATCATTCCTAATTTATTGGAATGGTTACAAGATTTGAATTGGCCCGTTAGTCAATTAATTGCTGATTTTTTAATTCCTTATTCTGAAAATATTGCATTTGAAATCTTTAAAATCTTACAAGGTCGTGACGAAATGTGGAAATATTGGATTCTTTTAATATTTGGTAAAATCATTAAAAACGAATTAGTAATAAAAGAGGTTAATAGAATTGTACTAAATCCAACATTTGAAGAAATTGATGCGGCAGTATATGAGCTTGCAAAAGAATAG